The nucleotide sequence TATCTGCTCAGGCGCGAGCGGGGGCCCATGATAGGGCATGCGAATCTCTGGATCTTTCGAACTGACGCGCGCGATCAGCTCAGAGCCATCGGGATCACCAGGAACGATTGTCCGTCGTCCAGATTTGCCCGTGCCCAGCGCCTCTTCGCGAAAGATAAATGAGATGCCGCTTTTCTGCCGGACTCCGCCATGACAGGACGTGCAATTTTGATTCAGGATCGGCCGGATGTCGCGACTGAAATCTACCGGCTGGTGTGAAGAGAAGAGGGAAACGAAACGGGCCCGGTTCGCCCATCCAGCCACGACCACGATCGCAACGACAACTGCCAGTCCAAGGCCGCGGATACGGGATGCGGTGTTCGTGACCATGGAAAACGACTACGTCGGCCTCATGAAACGTTGCGAAGGTCAGCTGGCAAAAACTGCTATGGTTAAGGAATTCATTGGGAGAATTCCATCCCGCTTTGGCCTCGATGGTAACGACCTGGCAGATTCGGTGTCAAGATGTTCTCAGTCGCTAGAAATCAACATGGGAACGATCCCACAACGGTCTGATTTTACTTGTGCAGGCATAGCCAACGATCCTTGCGCGGCCGCGCGCAGTGCCAACGTGGAATCGTCTCGAGATCAGTTTCCGGGCACAATCTCAATTTCCGTCACTTTTTCGGGAGTGCCGGAATCTAACCGCTGACAGTAGATCGGAGTTAAACGATGAAAGGCAAGATTGTTCTTGTGACCGGGGCCAATGGAGGCCTTGGCAAACACGTGACCGAAGCGCTGCTGAACACGGGCGCTACGGTGGTAGGGGTCTCGCGCAAAATCCAACAAACGGATTTCAGCAGTCCCGCGTTTACGGCGTTGCCCGGAGAGATTTCGACAGCTTCTGGTGCGAAGAGTGTAGTCGACAACATCGTCAGCCAGTTTGGCAGGCTTGATGTGGTTGCGCACACGGTCGGCGGTTTTGCAGGCGGGCAGTCCGTTGCCGAAACCGATGATGACACATTCCAAAACATGCTGGACTTGAATTTGAACGCCACCTTTTTTCTCTTACGAGCGGCGATTCCGGTCCTGCGGAAAGCCGGCGGCGGGCGAATCATTGCAATCGGCAGTCGGGCATCCCTGGAACCGGGCGCGGGAGTGGGCGCTTACAGTGCGTCGAAGGCGGCCATGGTCTCCTTGATTAAGACGATTGCCCTCGAAAACAAGGACGCGGGTATCACGGCGAATGCAATTTTGCCGGGCACCATCGACACTCCGGCGAATCGCAAGGCCATGCCGACTGCGGATTTTTCCAAATGGGTTCAGCCCGCAACGATTGCCGCACTGCTCGCCTGGCTGGCGAGCAATGACGGCAAAGACGTTAATGGGGCGGTAATCCCGGTGTATGGCAAAGATGCTTGAGAAGACGGTGCCGGGATTTCCTCTCTATTCACCGCGACCTGCCAGCCTCAGCGCACATTTGAGCTGCCCCTCCCAGCGACGGTATCTGTTCTCCGAAACTAGGCAGGGGCGCCACGGTCAGGCAGAGCGACTCCTGGCGGGATGCGATAGGGGCCGAAACAGCAGAGTTTTGCGACGAAATGAAGAGGCACTGCTTGAACTGTAAAGGAAGAGTGGTGGAGGCGGCGGGAGTCGAACTTTTCAGCGTGTTGATGCGACAGAAGTTATTGATCCTGTGAAGTGCCACAACGGCTACAAAGGCCCCAATGCCGGATCCATTGTACGTTTATTGTACGAAAATCTGTCCGCGCCGCGATCGACATCAGACCTCGTCGGAAGCTGAGTATCCCATAGTTTGCGGTTCTTTATAAAAATTGAGCCGCCCAATACCATCTAATCTGGCTAGAGACGACTCCTCGTGCTCAGGTAAAAAGTTCGACCTCTTGTCTTCTCTTGCAATTTCAGGGAACCACGGTCGACCTCAATGGCAGCGACTCCTTGGAAATCTTGTGGGACCTCAAACATGCAAATCCGATACTGAGATTTTGCTTTAGCTCGTGCAGGCAACCACTTGTATGTAGACTCACCGAATAGCGGTCCGTTTGTGACCGTCTCGCGTCGAGGGAAGGGAAAGGGAGTAGTGCTGAACTCAAATCCGCGGCAGAATTCGTGTCCTTTCCACGGCGCATGAACACGATTGTAAGATTCCTCCCAATTGCCGACCCACGGATAGTCATTTCGATTGAACAGATATACGACCAGCAGCCCCATCTTTGGGTTGCACACGGCGATAAAACCGGTCTTGTGCGCTGGGTCCAGCAAATGCGCAGTGTAATGTCCGTATCGGCCCTCTTCACTGGTACGAAGGTTCAGGAAGCCTCCACCCTTCTTGGGAGCTTTAGGCCAGCGGAATTCAGCGTCTGGCTGCAGCGACATCTTGGTGCTGAATGTGGCGGGACAGACCTTGCTGCGTGTCGCGGGCATATCAAACAGAGTGATTTCCGGCTCCAGAAATGGCGGGCCGAAGGTCACGTGATGGTTCCAGGAGATGGGCCGGTCAAAGGTGCCAAGGTTGAAGGCGGTCTCTTCAACATCGATAGTCGGTGATTCGCGATCAAGAGCAATTACACGCTGCAGACGCATTTGGGCCTTCGGAAGATCGGCCACGTAAAGTAGGCTCCCGGCAGGCGATCCGCGAGTAAGTTTTCGATGCCATGTCACTACGGGAGCTTCACCATGCGTGGTATGTCCGGCTGCGATTTCGTCCGGGGACGGCGGTCCGAAATAATCGAAGCTGATGCTGTGACCCGCGATCCCGGCGAGCAGTTTGCCTTCAGGCGGGGGGCCGTAAGTGCGGAGGTGCTTGCGCGGCTTGTAACACTCCGGATCGATTGTTTTCCAGGTAGGCCGCCACATTGGATTGACATCACCAGCACTGTGCAAGATCAATTCGCAGATGTGGCCCCCACCTTCAAGAACTGAGACATAGCCCCACTTGCCGTGAATACGGAAGCCAGGCCGGCCATCCAGGATGTTCGAATGATGAACAACGGACTGTGTGCGCTTGTGACTAGGCAATTCGGCACTTCCTCAGAAGTGGTGTGACGGCTTTATAGCAGGCCAATGCCACTTCTGAAAAGGCCGCCGAGCTTCAAGGAGGGGTTCGAGTCGGGCGACTATCACTGAGACTGCGCGTTATGTCCTAAGCGCGAACTGCCTGGTATTCCGTGGCATCGAGTTTCTGTAGAAGTGACCGCGCGGGATTGAAAATCCAATTGAGCAACAGTCCAACGAAGAGGACAGCCGCAAAAGCAGTGGCGAGTATAAATCCGTATTTCGGATCGCCAAAGGTGTCGCTGATCGCACCCATTGCAAGTGGTCCCAACACTGCCGACAGACAAGTGAAGAACAGAATCACGCCCGCCACCGCGCCGTGTTCTGACTTGCGGAAACAGCTTATGCCTTTGGAGTTGATGGTGGGATAAAGAACAGACATGAACAAACCGGACAAGGGCAATAGGAATACGGCGATGCCAATTCCGCCAACTGTGCTCACCACGAAACAGACAAATATGGCCAGGCTGAACACGGTTACAACCGCAGCCCAGTTCAACCTCGCGAGCATCCATGAGCCAATAAATCTTCCCGCTGCGCGAAGAACAAAGAAGATTGAGATCGCGTAAGCCGCCATCCAGGCCGCCGGGCCGTGGTAACCGCCGAGTAGTGTCGGCATCCATACATAAATTGCGCTTTCCACCGCCACATACAGGAATATCGCTGCCGAAAATCCGAGAGCGTACGGGTTCTTCATCATCAGCACGGTCCGCCGCAGGTCAACGCCTTCTGTGCTTGTTGTGGTTTGCGGGTAGCGGACCAACGAACTGATCACAATCAGGAGCACGCAAATGCTGCCCGCGATCACGTACAGCCACTTCCACGAAATACCAACCGCGAGAAAGTGGGTCACAATCGCGGGGCCGATGATAGCCCCAACGGCAAAGAAGCCCTCCACCGCATTCATGGTTGCGGTGTGCTGTGTCGTGGATGTGCTGATATCGCCAATAAGGGCAAGTGCCCCGGTCTTGAAAATGCCGATTGCCGCGCCCGAAATCGTGAGCAGGACGATGAAGAAAACGAAAGACCTGCCAATGGCGAACAGGTAAGAGTTCAGCGCAAAAAGAACCAAACCTAAAATAATTGTTCTCTTTCGTCCCAGCTTGTCAGCCAAATAACCAAGGAAGAAAGCCGCGACCGCGATCCCTGACATCGCAGCATAGTGGAACGCGCCTGCAACGGTCATGCTCAGGTGAAACTCTTTAATGACCTCAGGAATAATGACGCCGACGGAATCCGTCGTCATTGCAAACATCATAAACATCAGGAATGTGAGCCATTTGATTGCGGACAAATTCTGTACTGTACTGGGGTTATCCTTCATTGCATCACCTTCGTAGGGCTGACGTTTTCCCGTGATTCCCAATGTCCGCTCTGCTGGTCACCTTCACGGCTCTCTCGAGAGTAGGTCACCACCGCGTGCGCCTTTGCGAAATCCACGTCCAGCTTTGTCCAGTGTCGATCGTTCGTCCATGTGATTATCAGGTCTTGATCGGATGGAGTCTCAATGTTTGCTGCTCCGGCAAAAGAAGGATGGCTGTTGCGCAAGCGAATGAGCTCAATCAGCTTTCGCACCGTAGGCGATTGCAGCGATTCTTCGAGTTCTGTCGAGTTGTAATAGTGGCGATTGATGTCGCGGCCGACTTGAGTTCGGGCAAGGAGTTCCATGTCGTTAGTGCCGGCGAGAAGTCCGACGTAATAGACCTGCGGAATCCCGGGGACAAAAAATTGCACGGCTCGGGCGATGAGATACTCGTTCCCGCTCTGCCCTAACGCGTCGTAGAAAGTGCAATTCACTTGATACAGGTCGAGGTTATTTGCCGCCGCACCGGTGGCTTTCCGACTCTGGTCTTTGCTCCGGGAATGGATGGTCTCAACGAGGCTGTCGATCTCTGCCGGTTCGAGGAGGCCCGGCTCGCCGGATGCGCCGGCGCCGACGTCGATGACTCCAATGCCGTCGTGAGTGTCGAGCACGGTAATGCAGTTTTTCGGGCGGACGCTGAGCCAATGTCCCAGCGCCTTGCACTCGCGCGCGAACAGCGAATGCAGGATGAGCGGAGGAAGTGCGAAGTCATAAATCCAATCCACTTGTCGTGCGATTTCAAGTTGTTGAGAATAGTGACTATGGATTTCCACCAGGACTTCCATCCCAAGGTCGTGAGCCTGAGAGGCAAGCGTTGCAATGAAGCCAAACGTCTCCGGGATCATGAAACAACTTGTTCCCGCCTTCTTGATTGCATAGCCTACAGCGTCCAGCCGAATCATGCGTATGCCAGCAGCCTGAAAGGTGCGGAGGATCGTCTGCAGATATACTTCGCCCTGCGGGTGTTGCACATCGATGTCGACCTGTTGAGGAGTAAATGTAGTCCACAAGAGTCGGCGCTCTCCTGAGTCCAGCAGGGCATTGGTGAAGGGAAGCCCGGGGCGCGGGCGATAAATGCGCAGCAATTCTTCTTCGCGGGCACCCGTCGGGAACACCCGATCGTAGGTAAGAAACATGCCTGCAAACGGAGAACTCAAGCCTTTACGCGAGAAGTCTTGGAATTGCGGCGAGGCCGTCGACACGTGATTGACGATGAGGTCCGCCATCACCTCGGCCTCTTCGCTCAATGTGCGCACATCCTTCCAATCGCCTAGCCGTGCATCCACTTGGGTGTGATCCACGGGGTCGAATCCAGCGTCTGTACCGTCGATCGGGTGAAAAAAAGGAAGAAGATGCACTCCACCGAAAAGTCCGCGGAATCGACCTTGCAACAGGGATTGCAACCGTTTCAGGTCGCCACAGAGTCGATCAACGTACGTGATAAGTTGAACTTGATTCTTCACGATCGCGCCATTCTGGCCTTCGAGACGCACGGGGCAAGGAGAACCGAGCTTCGCGCAACCCACAATAGTTAAGGCGCCGCGACTTCACCGTCAAGCATTTTGCCGGTCTATAGCGTCAAAGTTGTATATGGTAACTCAGCTTGTCGCAGGAGTAAGATGTCGTGTTCAGGAGCCGGTCGTTCGGGTCGCAGACAGCTCGCTGAACACCGGGAGACCACGATGGCGCATCACAAATACCGCCAGATCCTCGAAAAACTTCAGGAAGATATTGCGGCAGGCCGGTACAAGTCGGGCAAACGTTTGCCAAGCGAAGCGGAATTGGTGAGGCGTTTCGGTGCTTCCCGCATGACTGTTTTTCGTGCCATGCACGAATTGCAGCTGTTGGGACTGGTCACTCGGCGTGTGGGGTCCGGTACGTTCGTCTCTTCCAATGCAAAGGGAGGTAGCCACGTCTTTGGCCTGCTGATTCCCGAACTTGGGCAGACCGAAATCTTTGAGGCAATCTGCAAAGGCATGATGGAAGCGCAAGAGGCCATGCATCACGCTTTGCTGTGGGGTAATGCATCGCCTCAGGAACACGAAAAAGAGCAGGCCGCAGAGCAACTCTGCGAACACTACATTTCGCGCAAGGTTTCCGGAGTATTCTTCGCTCCGGTGGAGTTCAGTACAAACAGGTTTCAGGCAAACCACAGGATCGTTGCGGCTTTTGATCGAGCTCGGATTCCGGTTGTACTCCTTGATCGCTGTCTGGAGCCATATCCGCAACGCAGCAAGTACGACCTCGTGGGGATTGATAACCGGCGCACAGCCTTCCTGGCCACGGACCACCTGCTCAAGGCCGGGGCGAAACGCATCATGTTTTTCGCCCGCCCGAATTCGGCGCCGACCGTGGATGCTCGCATTGCGGGCTATCGGGAGGCTCTGCTGTTGCAGGGGGGGAAGCCCGCTCGCGATCTGGTCCGGACCGGAGATGCTTCTGATCCGAAGTTCATTAAGTCCCTGCTGAAAAAAGATCGGCCGGATGCCTTCGTGTGCGCCAATGACCTTACAGCCGGAAATCTCATGCATACGTTGCTATCTCTCGGCCAGCGCATTCCTGACGACATTCGCATCGTCGGGATTGACGATGTGAAATATGCGCGGCTGCTTCCGGTGCCGCTCACAACCATGCACCAGCCTTGCCGTGACATCGGAAGGATCGCGGTAGCGGTCATGCTCGACAGAATTGCGAATCCTGATCTGCCGCCGCGAGATGTGCTCCTCCGCTGCGAACTGATCGTGCGCAAATCGTGCGGCATGCAGGTACAGAAAAGTAGTCGGCACTAGCGGATATTAGTTAGTTGTACGGCGCGACGCGAAGCCCACCCAAACTTCCGCCAGTTACCCCGTCAGTCTCTCTCCATGGATACGTGGAATACCATTTCTGGAAGTGTGTTCTCTCGCGATGGTATAGACAACTTCTTTATAGTTGTCTGCAATTTGCCTTGACAACTCAAGACGCCAAAGCTTCTAGTTAGTTCGTCCTAACTGCTCGCCGATTGTCGCCAGTCGAGTTGAGGCGACGTTCGTGTTCGGGCGTGGCGAAGCTTCACTTTAGCGCCCGGCAGCGAGCTCAAAACAATTTTGCCTTTCCAAGTCGAGGGGTAACAAGATGCGTAAGACTCTGACCGCTGTCCCTGCCGCTTTCTCGAAGTTTTCCAACTGCTCCTTTCATTTCGCAAAGACCTTCATGTCCAGAGTCGCAGGTTTCTCGACTCCGCGATCCGTTGCTGTGCGGCTGATGAGTGTTCTGGTTCTCGCTGGAGTCGTGGGATCATGTCTGCCGGCCAATGCCCAGGTCAGGTTCGGCGGCGTAGTCGGAAGTGTTTCCGACCCCACCGGTGCAACCATCTCAGGCGCGAAGGTGACCCTCACCAATGTCGGCACGAACGAGAATCGATCGATGCCGACCAGTAGTGCCGGCACCTACGCCTTTGCCAACGTCAGTGCGGGTTTGTACCGGGTCGAGGTTGAGCAAGCTGGCTTCAAGCGTTTTGCCCAGCAAAACGTCGAGGTTCAGGTGGACGTCACTACGCGTGTGGACGCCACCTTGCAGGTCGGCAATGTGACCGAGAGTGTGGTCGTGACCACCGAGGCGCCGCCGTTGCAGACGGACAGCGCGTCCTTGGGTACAACCGTCGGACTGCGAGAAGTGGAGAGCATTCCTCTCAGTGGACGAAACGTAAACAACATGCTGACGCTGGTGCCAGGTGTCGTCGCCCAAGGTGGCACGTACGGCAACGCAGTCTCCAATCAGGCAGGTGGCGCTAGAACCAATGCCATCGGTTTCGGAAACTACGCGATCGGTGGCGGCTTCGGTAACCAGAGCTCGTTCTACATCGATGGCG is from Acidobacteriota bacterium and encodes:
- a CDS encoding SDR family NAD(P)-dependent oxidoreductase — protein: MKGKIVLVTGANGGLGKHVTEALLNTGATVVGVSRKIQQTDFSSPAFTALPGEISTASGAKSVVDNIVSQFGRLDVVAHTVGGFAGGQSVAETDDDTFQNMLDLNLNATFFLLRAAIPVLRKAGGGRIIAIGSRASLEPGAGVGAYSASKAAMVSLIKTIALENKDAGITANAILPGTIDTPANRKAMPTADFSKWVQPATIAALLAWLASNDGKDVNGAVIPVYGKDA
- a CDS encoding MFS transporter, encoding MKDNPSTVQNLSAIKWLTFLMFMMFAMTTDSVGVIIPEVIKEFHLSMTVAGAFHYAAMSGIAVAAFFLGYLADKLGRKRTIILGLVLFALNSYLFAIGRSFVFFIVLLTISGAAIGIFKTGALALIGDISTSTTQHTATMNAVEGFFAVGAIIGPAIVTHFLAVGISWKWLYVIAGSICVLLIVISSLVRYPQTTTSTEGVDLRRTVLMMKNPYALGFSAAIFLYVAVESAIYVWMPTLLGGYHGPAAWMAAYAISIFFVLRAAGRFIGSWMLARLNWAAVVTVFSLAIFVCFVVSTVGGIGIAVFLLPLSGLFMSVLYPTINSKGISCFRKSEHGAVAGVILFFTCLSAVLGPLAMGAISDTFGDPKYGFILATAFAAVLFVGLLLNWIFNPARSLLQKLDATEYQAVRA
- a CDS encoding sucrose phosphorylase; the protein is MKNQVQLITYVDRLCGDLKRLQSLLQGRFRGLFGGVHLLPFFHPIDGTDAGFDPVDHTQVDARLGDWKDVRTLSEEAEVMADLIVNHVSTASPQFQDFSRKGLSSPFAGMFLTYDRVFPTGAREEELLRIYRPRPGLPFTNALLDSGERRLLWTTFTPQQVDIDVQHPQGEVYLQTILRTFQAAGIRMIRLDAVGYAIKKAGTSCFMIPETFGFIATLASQAHDLGMEVLVEIHSHYSQQLEIARQVDWIYDFALPPLILHSLFARECKALGHWLSVRPKNCITVLDTHDGIGVIDVGAGASGEPGLLEPAEIDSLVETIHSRSKDQSRKATGAAANNLDLYQVNCTFYDALGQSGNEYLIARAVQFFVPGIPQVYYVGLLAGTNDMELLARTQVGRDINRHYYNSTELEESLQSPTVRKLIELIRLRNSHPSFAGAANIETPSDQDLIITWTNDRHWTKLDVDFAKAHAVVTYSRESREGDQQSGHWESRENVSPTKVMQ
- a CDS encoding GntR family transcriptional regulator, producing MAHHKYRQILEKLQEDIAAGRYKSGKRLPSEAELVRRFGASRMTVFRAMHELQLLGLVTRRVGSGTFVSSNAKGGSHVFGLLIPELGQTEIFEAICKGMMEAQEAMHHALLWGNASPQEHEKEQAAEQLCEHYISRKVSGVFFAPVEFSTNRFQANHRIVAAFDRARIPVVLLDRCLEPYPQRSKYDLVGIDNRRTAFLATDHLLKAGAKRIMFFARPNSAPTVDARIAGYREALLLQGGKPARDLVRTGDASDPKFIKSLLKKDRPDAFVCANDLTAGNLMHTLLSLGQRIPDDIRIVGIDDVKYARLLPVPLTTMHQPCRDIGRIAVAVMLDRIANPDLPPRDVLLRCELIVRKSCGMQVQKSSRH